A window from Neoarius graeffei isolate fNeoGra1 chromosome 14, fNeoGra1.pri, whole genome shotgun sequence encodes these proteins:
- the socs5a gene encoding suppressor of cytokine signaling 5a: MEKVGKVWSNLKKGCQSLLHPDGSSREETQPQRRTFCPSVDQTQGGSTPELAGPSNSLSTHPVVSQRVNGSVAHRGHNCVADVPQILEITVEHDSEDGCTPLGARRDSYSRHAPWSGKKRHSCSTKAQSSMETTERRSGRSCRRHLANGSRDEPEPSVPRSLRQQLHETMGLCLPLRLSSRRSHSRVPKRKIQITELMLETCPFPPGSDLARKWHLIKQHTTPVTAIAVDCSTDSPNDARASPEDEEERLRERRRLSIEEGVDPPPDAQIHTVEAITAPLATVYKLGPKLAPGMGETLGESRGATAADCDSEDDDTTTLCLQARRPKQRHNSAEGLLCSKQPGPWKVHTQIDFIHCLVPDLMQITALPCYWGVMDRYEAEALLDGRPEGTFLLRDSAQEDYLFSVSFRRYGRSLHARIEQWNHNFSFDAHDPCVFHAATVTSLLEHYKDPSACMFFEPLLTLPLHRTFPFGLQSLARAVICRGTTYDGIAALPLPPVLQDYLREYHYKQRVRVRWLEQELLKAK; encoded by the coding sequence ATGGAGAAGGTAGGCAAGGTGTGGAGCAACCTGAAGAAGGGATGTCAGTCTCTGCTCCACCCAGATGGAAGTTCCCGTGAGGAAACACAACCACAGAGACGCACATTTTGTCCGAGTGTGGACCAGACACAGGGAGGGAGCACACCAGAGCTCGCCGGTCCTTCTAACAGCCTGTCGACTCACCCTGTAGTGTCACAAAGGGTTAATGGCAGTGTGGCACATCGGGGTCATAACTGTGTAGCAGATGTGCCTCAGATACTGGAGATCACAGTTGAGCACGACAGTGAAGATGGGTGCACTCCTTTGGGTGCCCGCAGAGACTCCTATTCACGGCACGCACCTTGGAGTGGCAAGAAGAGGCACTCATGCTCCACCAAAGCACAGAGTTCCATGGAGACAACAGAACGACGGAGTGGCCGCTCCTGCCGAAGACACCTAGCAAATGGCAGCAGGGATGAACCAGAGCCCAGCGTACCACGGTCACTGCGCCAGCAGCTCCATGAAACAATGGGCCTATGCCTCCCTCTGCGTCTGTCATCACGCCGCTCCCACTCACGGGTGCCCAAGCGCAAGATCCAGATCACAGAGCTAATGCTGGAAACATGTCCCTTCCCTCCTGGCTCTGATCTTGCTCGTAAATGGCACCTCATCAAACAGCATACAACCCCTGTTACAGCTATAGCAGTGGACTGCTCCACAGACTCCCCTAATGACGCACGTGCATCTCCAGAGGATGAAGAGGAACGCCTGCGGGAGCGACGAAGGCTCAGTATAGAAGAGGGAGTGGATCCACCACCTGATGCTCAGATACACACTGTCGAGGCTATTACAGCTCCACTGGCTACAGTCTACAAGCTGGGACCTAAACTAGCTCCTGGGATGGGGGAGACCTTGGGTGAGAGCCGGGGAGCCACAGCAGCTGACTGTGACTCTGAAGATGACGACACCACCACTCTTTGTTTGCAGGCTCGCCGTCCAAAGCAGCGCCATAATTCAGCTGAGGGCCTCCTGTGCAGCAAGCAGCCAGGGCCCTGGAAAGTGCACACACAGATTGACTTCATCCACTGCCTAGTGCCAGACCTGATGCAGATCACAGCCCTACCCTGCTACTGGGGCGTCATGGACCGATACGAGGCCGAGGCACTGCTCGATGGCCGGCCTGAAGGCACCTTTCTGTTGCGTGACTCTGCCCAGGAGGACTACCTGTTTTCTGTTAGTTTTCGCCGTTATGGTCGCTCGTTGCATGCACGTATTGAACAGTGGAACCACAACTTCAGCTTTGATGCCCACGACCCCTGTGTGTTCCATGCAGCCACAGTCACGTCACTGCTGGAGCACTACAAGGAccccagcgcctgcatgttcttCGAGCCTCTGCTCACCTTGCCCCTTCACCGGACTTTTCCGTTTGGCCTGCAGAGTCTGGCTCGGGCCGTCATCTGCCGTGGGACCACCTACGACGGAATTGCAGCGCTACCATTGCCCCCAGTGTTGCAAGACTACCTCAGGGAGTATCATTATAAGCAGAGGGTGCGGGTGCGCTGGCTGGAGCAAGAGCTGCTGAAGGCCAAGTGA